Sequence from the Candidatus Izemoplasma sp. genome:
CAGCTGCATGACGGGTTCAAAGAACATCCCAATATATGCCACAAAGACATAGAATACTCCTATTTCAATAAAGTGATCCGATACTTGAATACCGCCATAATACATAATAAAACCGGTTGTAATAGAAGCAATAAATAAAATTGTAGGGAAGTATAATCCCGCGAAAATAGCAGCTCTAATGGAGTGTTGGCGCATAGAACTTGTTAAACGATCAAAATCATTATAATTTTGTTCTTCTAAGACAAGTGTTTTCGTTGTCTTGGCTCCGGTAATACCTTCATTAAAGGCTCCTGTAATTTTCGAGTTTTCTTTTCTGATTTTTCGGTAAGAATAGAGAATCTTTTTCCGAAAATAAACACTCACAACAATTAAGAATGGAATTGATATCATAACAATTAAGGCTAATTGCCAGTTTGTAAAGAACATAAAAACGGTAATTAATACCATCATTAATAATCCCCATGATAAATCAATCATTCCCCATGATAAGATATCACTTAGTTTCCGTGAGTCACTTGTCATACGGGCCATAATCCATCCTACTGGTGTTTTATCATAATATGAGAATGGTAATTGATGCAGCTTTTCAAAGGCTTTTTTCCGTAGTGTGTAGGACAATTTTTGTTGAACTTGACCTGCATTAATGATAAATGAATATACCATAGTCGCAATCACAAACATTAATATAACATACGCACCAATAAAATATGGGAGTAAGGTTAAGTCTTTTGTCGCTGCAATATTATCAATCGCAAATCGGTTAATCTGTGGATAGATTGCATCTGTAGCTGCTAATACAATGGCACTAAGGACTCCTAAAATGAGATGTTTTTTAAAAGGTGCCATCATTTTAAATATTTTAATCCAAACGTTTATATCAAACTTGGATTCGGTAAATTCTTCTTCATCAATATAGTTCATTAGTTGTCTCCTTTCTCGAGAGATTGAAATTCTCCCTCGATACTTGTTTGGATTTCCCATAAGTGAGCATATAATCCATCATTTTCTAGTAACTCACTGTGGTTACCCATTTCTGTAATATGTCCGTCTTCCAAGACAATAATTTTGTCAGCTTCCATCGCACTCGTTATACGATGTGTAATGATGAAGACTGTCGTATCTTTCCAGTATTTATTTAATGCACGTCTTATTTGAATATCTGTTTCAGTATCCACAGCACTTAAACTATCATCAAAGATGAGTACTGGTTTATCATCTAGCAACATCCGAGCAATCGCTACGCGTTGTTTCTGACCACCACTTAAAGTAACACCTCGCTCACCAACGACTGTTTTATATCCTTTTTCAAAGTCTTCTATATCATCATGTAATGCGGCAATACTAGCTGCTTTATACACTTTTTCTTTTGGTGCTTTTTGATCCATAATCCCAATGTTATCGTATACAGAACGACTGTATAAAAATGGTTCTTGCATAATGATTCCAATGTTTTTACGAAGATGTTTTTTATTGATTTGGTTGATGGGTACCCCGTCGACTAATATCTCTCCATCAGTAACTTCTAATAGTCTTACTAGTAAGTTAATTAGGGTTGATTTACCACTACCGGTTCTACCAATAATGGCGATACTTTCACCACGTTTTGCATCGAAAGAAATCCCTTTTAATAGTGGTTTATTGTCATCATCAAATTGGAATTTAACATTTTTAAATTGAATATGTCCATTAATAGGCGCTGTATTGTCTGAGTCTCCGTGATGCTCTGATGGGTTATCCATAATTTCATCAATCCGATCGAGCGCAACGGTTGTTTTACCAAAATCACCAACAATGCGTCCTAATTGACGCATTGGCCAAACAATCATTCCTATAAAGGTTAAGAAAGCAACATAACCACCAATTGTTAGACTATCAATACTGACTAAATAGATGCCTACTGAAAGTGTAATTGCATACTGAATGAAAATGACAAAGTCAGTCCCACTCCAGAAAAAGGCCATTAGTTTTAATAGATGCAAGTCTTCTTTTAAGTAAGTTTTACTTTTTTTATCAAATTGATTAATTTCAAACTGTTCATTGGCAAATGCTTTTACAACACGAATCCCCGTTACACTTTCTTGTAGTGTTGTTGTCATCTGTGCTTCTGCATCTTCTACTTTACGGAATATCTTCTTAACAAATGAGAAATAAATTAATGCAGTAATAAAAATGATTGGTGTGATAATGACTGAGAATAATGTCATCGTCACGTTCACGCGAGACATTTGATAAATGGTTAATGTGACTAAAAAGAATAGCCTAAAAATCTCAATCATTTGTGCACCAATAAAGACGCGAAATGTTTCTACGTCTGTGGTACAGCGTTGAATTAAATCACCCGTCTCAGCATGTGAGTGATACGTAAAGGATAAATCTTGGATATGGGTATACAATGTATTACGCATATTATATGCTACATTCTCAGTGAATTTCGCATTGATAAAGCGTCTAATAAAAATTAATGTGACACGGAACAATGTATAGAATACATAGACTAGGGCTATATATAATAATTTTTCTTCTATTGTATCGCCACGAAATAGTGTCGTGATAAAATCTGGCAAGGCACTTGGCTCATCACCAAA
This genomic interval carries:
- a CDS encoding ABC transporter ATP-binding protein, with protein sequence MNYIDEEEFTESKFDINVWIKIFKMMAPFKKHLILGVLSAIVLAATDAIYPQINRFAIDNIAATKDLTLLPYFIGAYVILMFVIATMVYSFIINAGQVQQKLSYTLRKKAFEKLHQLPFSYYDKTPVGWIMARMTSDSRKLSDILSWGMIDLSWGLLMMVLITVFMFFTNWQLALIVMISIPFLIVVSVYFRKKILYSYRKIRKENSKITGAFNEGITGAKTTKTLVLEEQNYNDFDRLTSSMRQHSIRAAIFAGLYFPTILFIASITTGFIMYYGGIQVSDHFIEIGVFYVFVAYIGMFFEPVMQLANILARFQQAQASAERLLSLIEEEPQIWDRDDVIETYGDAINFKKENWEPLIGDIKFDHVTFKYKEGEKVLDDFNLHVKAGESIALVGHTGAGKSTIVNLVCRFYEPTEGQILIDDKDYKDRSIGWLHDNLGYVLQSPHLFSGTIYDNIKYGNHDATKEEIIKASKLVEAHDFIITFEEGYDTKVGEGGARLSVGQKQLISFARALIADPRILILDEATSSVDTKTEKSIQHAIDTLLEGRTSFIVAHRLSTITKADRILVLDKGKIIESGTHQELISLKGNYYNLYTNQFINESSQKDA
- a CDS encoding ABC transporter ATP-binding protein, yielding MKRLKQVLKWIYGYKKIYAFTVILLIALQYFRTLTPLFLTHIIDTTFGDEPSALPDFITTLFRGDTIEEKLLYIALVYVFYTLFRVTLIFIRRFINAKFTENVAYNMRNTLYTHIQDLSFTYHSHAETGDLIQRCTTDVETFRVFIGAQMIEIFRLFFLVTLTIYQMSRVNVTMTLFSVIITPIIFITALIYFSFVKKIFRKVEDAEAQMTTTLQESVTGIRVVKAFANEQFEINQFDKKSKTYLKEDLHLLKLMAFFWSGTDFVIFIQYAITLSVGIYLVSIDSLTIGGYVAFLTFIGMIVWPMRQLGRIVGDFGKTTVALDRIDEIMDNPSEHHGDSDNTAPINGHIQFKNVKFQFDDDNKPLLKGISFDAKRGESIAIIGRTGSGKSTLINLLVRLLEVTDGEILVDGVPINQINKKHLRKNIGIIMQEPFLYSRSVYDNIGIMDQKAPKEKVYKAASIAALHDDIEDFEKGYKTVVGERGVTLSGGQKQRVAIARMLLDDKPVLIFDDSLSAVDTETDIQIRRALNKYWKDTTVFIITHRITSAMEADKIIVLEDGHITEMGNHSELLENDGLYAHLWEIQTSIEGEFQSLEKGDN